Below is a genomic region from Aurantimonas sp. HBX-1.
AGGACATCGACGCGCTGCTGGAACGGGCGAAGGCGGTGCGGCCGAAGCTCCTCTACTTCGCCAACCCCGACAATCCGACCGGCTCCTGGCACGAGGCGCCGGCGGTGGAGCGGCTGATCGCCGGGACGCCGGACGAGACGATCCTGGTGCTGGACGAGGCCTATTGCGACCTCGCGCCGGCCTCGGCGCTGCCGCCGATCACACTGATGCGGCCGAACCTGCTGCGCTTCCGCACCTTCTCCAAGGCCTACGGCATGGCCGGGGTGCGCGTCGCCTACGCGGTGGGCGAGCCCGCGACGGTCGCGCAGTTCGACAAGGTGCGCAATCATTTCGGCGTGTCGCGCATGGCGCAGGCAGGCGCCGTCGCGGCGCTGGCCGACCAGGCCTATCTGGACGCCACGGTGGGCAAGATCGTCGCCGCCCGCACCCGGCTCGGCGGCATCGCGACGCGGCTGGGGCTCACGCCGCTGCCCTCGGCGACCAATTTCGTCGCCATCGACTGCGGCGGCGACGGGGCGCGCGCCCGGGCGATCCTCGATGCGGTGCTGCGCCGCGGCGTGTTCATCCGCATGCCGGGCGTCGCCCCGCTGGACCGGATGATCCGCGTCACCGTCGGCACCGAGGCCGACCTGGCGCTGCTGGAGACGGCGCTGGCGGGTGCGCTCGACGAGGTCGGCGAGCCACGGGCGGCATGAGGCCGGACAACCGCCGCCACTGCAGATCCTGATTCAGGATCTGCCGGCAAGTGCCTGATGTCAGTGGCGCGTCAGCCACTCGCGGGCGGCGCGCTGCGCCGCGGCGATCTCCCTCCGGCTCATCTGCTCGGCGAGGTCCTGGCGGTGGAAGGCGGCGCGCTCGCAGCCCTTGCGGTCGGCGAGGTTGAAGTACATGTGCGCCGCCACCCGGTCGACCGTGCCGCCGCGGCCGAGCGCCGCCTGCATGCCGAGGTCGAAGAGAAGGTCGGCGTCGACGAACAGCGCGCCGTTGGCGGCGGCGTCGGCGTAGTTCTGGAAATCGATGCGGGCCATGTTTCGTCGCGTCCCTGTCGCTCTTGATCGTTGGCTTCCGATGTCCCGAGAATGACTGGCGCGGCTGAAGGCCTACTTAAGGTTTGAGCTTAATTGGACCTGAACGACGGCTGCCGCGGCAACTGGAGGATGCGCCGCCAAGCCTCTGGATCTGTTCGGCTATTTCCGCCCGATCGGCGACCCTGGTCGCCGTCTCTGTTCACCCGGCGATAACCCTGCCGCGCGATCGGCGCGCTGGCGATGCCGTTGCGCGACCCGCCGCAATCCATGTTGCGATTTGTCGCGGGTGGGTTACTCTTACGTTTAGGGAAGCCAAGGCTCCGGGAGCGGCCGGCGTCCCGTCAACGGGAGGAACCATTCGATGAAGCGACTGATGTTTGCCACTGCCGCGCTCGGCCTTGCCCTCGCCGGCGCCGCCCACGCCGATCCGATCGAGGGCAAGTGGAAGATGCCGTCGGGCTACGACGCGCAGATCGCCCCCTGCTCCGGCGGCTTCTGCCTGACCTATACGACGGGTCCCTACAAGGGAAAGACCTTCGGCCAGATGAAGCCGTCCGGCGGCGGCCAGTATGCCGGCACGGTCACCGACTACACCAAGGGCGGCAAGCAGTATTCCGGCAAGGGCCAGCTGTCGGGCTCGACCCTGTCGATCTCCGGCTGCGTCCTCGGCGGCCTCATCTGCCGCTCGCAGACGCTCAACCGGATCTGAGCGACCGGCCGGACGGGCGTGCGCAGCTCGGCTGACTTGACCCGTCCTGCCGGGGGTCTGCTGCAACCCCCCCTCTGCCTGCCGGCATCTCCCCCACAAGGGGGGAGATCGGGGGCATCTTCTGTCGCACGTCGTCCCCGATCGGCAGCCGATGGCCGACGCATGATGGGAGCGGACCCGACATCGGCGACCGTCACGAGGCTCCAGTATTCGCGGAGACGTTGAAGCGTCGATCTCCCCCCTTGTGGGGGAGATGGGCGGCAGCCCAGAGGGGGGTGGCTTTTCCGCTACGCCGCCCAGCGGAAGTTCGTGCTCCCGCTAAGCGCGACCCACCACGGTGACAGGAGCGCCGAGCCAAACCGACACAACCCGAAACCGCAGCCTATGCGCCGAAGGCGCCGTCGATCGTGTGCATGGCGCCGGTCACGAAGCCGGCCTCCGGCCCGGCGAGCCACGCCACCATCCCGGCGACCTCCTCGGGCCGCCCGTGGCGCTTGATCGCCATGAAACTGTGCATCAGGTCCTTCATTGGCCCGTCCGACGGGTTCGCGTCCGTATCGATCGGCCCCGGCTGCACGATGTTGATCGTGATGCCGCGCGGCCCGAAATCGCGCGCCAGGCCGCGCGCCATTCCCTGCAGGGCGGACTTGCTGACGGCGTAGGAGGCCATGCCCGGGACGGGCATCCGGTCGCCGTTGACCGACCCGATGACGATGATCCTGCCGCCCTCCGGCATCCGTCGCGCCGCCTCGACCGAGGCGTGGTAAGGCGCGTGGACGTTGACCCGGAACAGCCGGTCGATCGCGTCCGCGTCCTGTTCCAGCGCGTCGCCGAACACGGCGAAACCGGAGTTCACCACCAGCACGTCCAGCGGGCCGCTGTCGCGAACGCGCGCGATCACCGCGTCGCGGTCGGCGCTGTCCGTCTGGACCGCAGTGCTGCCGGTCTCCGCCGCCAGCTGCTCGGCTGCCTCGCGCGAGCCGGCATAGGTGAAGGTCACCGCCGCGCCCTCCGCCGCAAGCCGCCGCACGATGGCGGCGCCGATCCCCCGGCTGCCGCCGAGAACCAATGCGGACTTTCCTTCGAATGCGGCCATCGCGCCCTCCTTGCGATTAACTTAAGAGCCGCTACATAAATCCCGAGATCACACCCGTCAAGGTATTTTGTAATGGATCATACAAATATCCCGCGCCGACGCGGTCGCCCCCGCAGCTTCGATCCGGAACAGGCCGTCGCCACCGCCCAGCAGCTCTTCCACGCGCGTGGCTACGATGCCGTCAGCGTCGCGGATCTGACCGAGGCGCTCGGCATCAACCCGCCGAGCTTCTATGCCGCGTTCGGCAATAAGGCAGGGCTCTACGCCCGCGTCCTCGAGCGCTATGCCGACACCGGCGCCATTCCGTTCGCCGAGCT
It encodes:
- a CDS encoding sel1 repeat family protein; this translates as MARIDFQNYADAAANGALFVDADLLFDLGMQAALGRGGTVDRVAAHMYFNLADRKGCERAAFHRQDLAEQMSRREIAAAQRAAREWLTRH
- a CDS encoding pyridoxal phosphate-dependent aminotransferase; translation: MTLFTELARSLPATVPFVGPETIERRTGVRFKARLGANESVFGPSPLVLEAMAAAARGSWAYGDPEQHELKQAIAAHLGVGIENITVGEGIDGLLGHLVHLACDPGDTVVTSRGAYPTFNYHVAGHGAVLAFVPYRGDDHEDIDALLERAKAVRPKLLYFANPDNPTGSWHEAPAVERLIAGTPDETILVLDEAYCDLAPASALPPITLMRPNLLRFRTFSKAYGMAGVRVAYAVGEPATVAQFDKVRNHFGVSRMAQAGAVAALADQAYLDATVGKIVAARTRLGGIATRLGLTPLPSATNFVAIDCGGDGARARAILDAVLRRGVFIRMPGVAPLDRMIRVTVGTEADLALLETALAGALDEVGEPRAA
- the bdcA gene encoding SDR family oxidoreductase; protein product: MAAFEGKSALVLGGSRGIGAAIVRRLAAEGAAVTFTYAGSREAAEQLAAETGSTAVQTDSADRDAVIARVRDSGPLDVLVVNSGFAVFGDALEQDADAIDRLFRVNVHAPYHASVEAARRMPEGGRIIVIGSVNGDRMPVPGMASYAVSKSALQGMARGLARDFGPRGITINIVQPGPIDTDANPSDGPMKDLMHSFMAIKRHGRPEEVAGMVAWLAGPEAGFVTGAMHTIDGAFGA
- a CDS encoding DUF2147 domain-containing protein, with the protein product MKRLMFATAALGLALAGAAHADPIEGKWKMPSGYDAQIAPCSGGFCLTYTTGPYKGKTFGQMKPSGGGQYAGTVTDYTKGGKQYSGKGQLSGSTLSISGCVLGGLICRSQTLNRI